The Candidatus Nitrosymbiomonas proteolyticus genome has a segment encoding these proteins:
- a CDS encoding cob(I)yrinic acid a,c-diamide adenosyltransferase — translation MRIYTRTGDGGTTGLSGGERIPKSDPLMEAVGTVDELNAAVGVARAHLGQGDLADHLASVQGWLFELGAEVAAPQKKRHFFETLDDSHVQRLEQWIDEMAEGLEELRNFILPGGSKAASHLHLARAVCRRSERSIVELSQIESLRPVVLQFLNRLSDWLFVAAREANRQEGVEDSKWNTLGA, via the coding sequence TTGAGAATCTACACACGCACCGGGGATGGCGGCACCACCGGGCTTTCGGGAGGCGAACGAATCCCCAAGTCCGATCCGCTGATGGAGGCCGTGGGAACGGTCGACGAACTCAATGCGGCGGTCGGCGTGGCGCGGGCCCATCTGGGTCAGGGAGATTTGGCCGACCACCTCGCGAGCGTGCAAGGCTGGCTTTTTGAACTGGGAGCCGAGGTCGCCGCACCTCAAAAGAAGAGGCATTTTTTCGAAACTCTCGACGATTCGCACGTCCAACGTTTGGAACAGTGGATCGACGAGATGGCCGAGGGGCTGGAGGAGCTGCGTAACTTCATCCTTCCGGGCGGGTCCAAGGCCGCCTCGCACCTTCACCTGGCAAGGGCCGTTTGCCGGAGGTCAGAAAGGTCGATCGTAGAACTGAGCCAGATCGAGTCGCTGCGGCCCGTTGTGCTCCAGTTCTTGAATCGGCTGTCGGATTGGCTCTTTGTCGCCGCCCGCGAGGCAAACCGGCAAGAGGGAGTCGAAGACTCGAAGTGGAACACATTAGGAGCTTGA
- a CDS encoding N-acetylmannosaminyltransferase produces the protein MTASNIMASVATEQAQDRVDILGIPVDRFTFDQTLEVIDRFVREKTPRNAVTADSSAIIAAQSDPEFREVLLRADLVTADSAGIRWAARRKGMPIVERVSGVDLVDALCARSADHGYRIFFLGAAAGVAEMAAEALRLKHPGCNIVGTRHGYFPAESDEVVASEIAPYKPDILFVAMGIPRQEKFIARTQSIIQAPVSMGVGGSFDVFSGKVKRAPRLFQRFNLEWLWRLMLNPKKFSKVKALPKFVLAVLREKS, from the coding sequence TTGACAGCAAGCAACATCATGGCATCGGTAGCCACCGAGCAAGCGCAAGACCGAGTGGATATCCTGGGGATTCCGGTAGATCGGTTCACCTTCGACCAGACGCTGGAAGTCATCGATCGGTTCGTACGCGAGAAGACCCCTCGGAACGCCGTGACGGCCGACTCCAGCGCGATCATTGCCGCCCAGTCTGACCCGGAGTTCAGGGAGGTCTTGCTGAGGGCGGACCTGGTGACAGCAGACTCCGCCGGCATTCGGTGGGCCGCCCGAAGAAAAGGGATGCCGATCGTCGAGAGAGTGAGCGGGGTCGACTTGGTGGACGCTTTGTGCGCGCGAAGCGCCGACCACGGATACCGCATTTTCTTTTTGGGAGCTGCGGCCGGGGTCGCCGAGATGGCTGCTGAGGCCCTGAGACTAAAGCACCCCGGCTGCAACATCGTCGGCACACGCCACGGGTACTTCCCGGCGGAGAGCGACGAGGTCGTTGCCAGTGAGATCGCTCCCTACAAGCCCGACATCCTTTTCGTCGCAATGGGCATCCCGCGGCAGGAGAAGTTTATCGCCCGCACGCAGTCGATCATCCAGGCGCCCGTGTCGATGGGAGTCGGCGGATCGTTCGATGTCTTCAGCGGCAAGGTCAAACGGGCGCCTCGGCTGTTCCAGAGGTTCAACCTCGAATGGCTTTGGAGGCTAATGCTCAACCCAAAGAAGTTCAGTAAGGTCAAGGCGTTGCCCAAGTTCGTCCTTGCTGTATTGAGGGAGAAGAGTTGA
- a CDS encoding Fe2+ transporter FeoB: protein MSLPEVQRDPQAQALPLVAMVGNPNTGKSSVFNALTGSAQRVANYPGVTVERVSGKLAVEGAKVELLDVPGLYSLEALSEDERVAVDVIRGASQTERRPDLLLCVMDAPGLERNLYLFTELADLDAPLLVAVTKTDQLEAEDKRLDVARLSSLLDVDVVPVVGFRGRGIEELKSAISRNLERPRIPDLEIEFSPLVEFKVALLKERLARAGFDVPKANVRRGLLGEDPEFARSVEDFPEIKEAFDEAVGEIQKSQAAQRQDATPEERYQWAEMVTRAAIERDRDGRPKSTSDKIDSWLTHRVFGLLFFVALMYLVFQSIYTLAQPLMAGIEWAFGKLGEWTTAPLSGAPWLQSLVSDGLLGGVGTMLMFLPQICILFLFIGILEGTGYLARAAFLMDRLLGWCGLNGRAFIPLLSSFACAVPGIMAARVMPDRKSRLATILVAPLMSCSARLPVYVLLIGTFIEPQFGAGWAGFALFAMHVLGLIVAVPVAWVLNRGVLRGSRLPFLLELPPYEWPKARDVWLGVYFRGKVFVKTAGTIIVALSIVIWSLAYFPRSPELEDQLRAQISQADPSLDAAGVEVKLSGELLARSYLGQFGKAIEPAFLPAGFDWRLSTAIISAFPAREVMVSTLGIIFNVSSDVDETSTDLRSVLRSAKWPDGRPLANPWTAVGLMVFFALCAQCMSTLATIRRETNSWGWPVFVFVYMSGLAYLGAVGVHQLSLAFG from the coding sequence GTGTCGCTTCCGGAGGTCCAAAGGGATCCACAAGCCCAGGCCCTTCCGCTGGTCGCGATGGTGGGCAATCCCAATACGGGCAAGTCGAGCGTCTTCAACGCCCTGACCGGCTCCGCGCAACGCGTCGCGAACTACCCCGGAGTCACCGTCGAACGCGTTTCGGGCAAGCTCGCTGTCGAAGGCGCGAAGGTCGAATTGCTCGACGTACCGGGGCTCTACAGCCTCGAAGCGCTTTCGGAAGACGAGCGCGTCGCGGTGGACGTGATCCGAGGAGCCTCCCAAACCGAGCGCAGGCCCGATCTTCTGCTTTGCGTGATGGACGCGCCGGGTCTCGAGCGCAACTTGTACCTGTTTACGGAACTGGCAGACCTCGACGCTCCGCTGCTAGTTGCGGTCACGAAGACCGACCAACTCGAAGCAGAAGACAAGCGTCTCGACGTGGCCCGGCTTTCGAGCCTGCTCGACGTCGATGTCGTGCCGGTCGTGGGATTTCGCGGAAGAGGCATCGAAGAACTGAAGAGCGCGATCTCGCGCAACCTCGAACGCCCTCGGATTCCCGACCTAGAGATCGAGTTCTCGCCGTTGGTCGAATTCAAGGTGGCCTTGCTGAAAGAACGGCTCGCGCGCGCGGGATTCGACGTTCCCAAGGCGAACGTCCGGCGGGGGCTTCTGGGTGAGGATCCGGAATTCGCCCGGTCGGTCGAGGACTTCCCGGAGATCAAAGAAGCGTTCGATGAGGCTGTCGGCGAGATTCAGAAGTCGCAGGCCGCTCAACGCCAAGACGCCACTCCCGAGGAGCGCTACCAGTGGGCGGAGATGGTCACTCGGGCGGCGATCGAGCGGGACCGAGACGGCCGCCCAAAGTCCACAAGCGACAAGATCGACTCGTGGCTCACGCATCGGGTGTTCGGGCTGCTTTTCTTCGTCGCGCTCATGTATCTCGTGTTTCAGTCGATTTATACGCTGGCGCAGCCCTTGATGGCGGGGATCGAATGGGCGTTTGGCAAGCTGGGAGAATGGACGACCGCGCCGCTTTCCGGAGCGCCTTGGCTGCAGTCTCTGGTCTCGGATGGACTTCTAGGGGGCGTCGGCACGATGTTGATGTTCCTTCCCCAAATCTGCATCCTCTTCTTGTTCATCGGGATCCTCGAAGGCACGGGATACCTTGCGCGCGCTGCCTTTCTGATGGATCGGCTCCTGGGCTGGTGCGGGCTCAATGGCCGGGCGTTCATACCCTTGCTTTCGAGCTTCGCCTGCGCCGTGCCGGGGATCATGGCCGCCCGGGTGATGCCCGACCGCAAGAGTCGGCTCGCGACCATCCTTGTCGCTCCGCTCATGAGCTGTTCGGCCCGATTGCCGGTTTACGTGCTTCTGATCGGGACCTTCATCGAGCCTCAGTTCGGCGCTGGCTGGGCGGGATTCGCGCTGTTCGCGATGCACGTCTTGGGGCTGATCGTCGCCGTCCCCGTCGCTTGGGTGCTCAACCGGGGAGTGTTGCGCGGAAGCCGTCTGCCATTCTTGCTGGAGTTGCCGCCCTACGAGTGGCCGAAGGCCCGCGATGTTTGGCTGGGCGTGTACTTCCGGGGCAAGGTGTTTGTGAAGACGGCCGGGACGATCATCGTTGCGCTGTCGATCGTGATCTGGAGCCTCGCCTACTTCCCACGTTCCCCTGAATTGGAGGATCAACTGCGCGCGCAGATCTCGCAGGCCGATCCCAGCCTCGATGCAGCGGGCGTCGAAGTCAAACTCAGCGGAGAACTCCTCGCGCGCTCCTATCTTGGCCAGTTCGGTAAGGCCATCGAGCCCGCATTCCTTCCGGCTGGTTTCGATTGGCGGCTCTCGACAGCCATCATCAGCGCCTTCCCGGCCCGCGAAGTCATGGTTTCGACGCTGGGAATCATCTTCAACGTTTCGAGCGATGTCGACGAGACTTCGACCGACCTCAGGAGCGTGCTCCGATCCGCGAAGTGGCCCGACGGGCGGCCGCTTGCGAATCCGTGGACCGCGGTCGGACTCATGGTGTTCTTTGCGCTTTGCGCGCAGTGCATGTCGACCCTAGCGACCATTCGCCGCGAGACCAATTCGTGGGGTTGGCCGGTCTTCGTGTTCGTCTACATGAGCGGGCTGGCCTACCTGGGCGCGGTGGGTGTTCACCAGCTTTCCCTCGCTTTCGGATAG
- a CDS encoding transposase, Mutator family, partial, with protein sequence MANNSIALLEGAEVRDMLRELVKDALSELMELEVEAQREASDRKTWRNGYRDRSWKTRVGDVELRIPKLRTGSYFPSFLEPRRGVEKALVSVIQEAYLQGVSTRAVDDLVQALGGSGISKSEVSRLCLEVEGRVREFLERPLEGSFPYLWLDATYVKVRDGSRIVSKAAVVAIGLNEEGRREVLGMRVGHAETEEFWTEFLRSVLDRGLRGTRLVVSDSHSGLKKAIERCMGCQWQRCRVHFMRNVLARVPKGRKEMVACLIRTALAQADIETTKAKWLEVAAHLEETFPEAVRLMREAMEDVLAHRAHPPGLWPQLASTNGLERLKTSLGWHPCKPSQIVLNPAPEHPKTSLGWHPCKPSQSFSTPAPEHPKTSLGWHPSKASHSLSTPAPEHPKTSLGWRPVGVSLIPGDGDLLLNLATPSTPSPYFCSASGHETNACTTRSLMQ encoded by the coding sequence ATGGCAAACAATAGCATAGCGCTCTTGGAGGGCGCGGAAGTTAGGGACATGCTTCGAGAGTTGGTCAAAGACGCACTTTCGGAGCTGATGGAACTCGAGGTGGAGGCTCAAAGGGAGGCTTCAGACCGGAAGACCTGGAGAAACGGGTACCGCGACCGCAGTTGGAAGACGCGCGTGGGAGACGTAGAACTCCGGATTCCCAAGCTCCGCACGGGCAGCTACTTCCCGAGCTTTCTTGAGCCTCGCCGGGGCGTGGAGAAGGCTCTCGTGAGCGTAATTCAGGAAGCGTACCTGCAAGGGGTTTCCACCCGGGCGGTGGACGATCTGGTGCAGGCTCTGGGAGGCTCCGGGATCTCCAAGAGCGAGGTCTCTCGCCTTTGCCTGGAGGTCGAGGGGCGGGTTCGGGAGTTCCTGGAGCGTCCGCTCGAGGGGAGCTTCCCTTACCTCTGGCTGGACGCTACCTACGTGAAGGTTCGCGACGGCTCTCGGATCGTGTCGAAGGCGGCGGTGGTGGCGATCGGACTGAACGAAGAGGGGCGCCGCGAGGTTTTGGGGATGCGCGTCGGGCACGCCGAGACGGAGGAGTTCTGGACGGAGTTCCTGCGCTCGGTCCTCGACCGGGGCCTTCGGGGGACGAGGCTGGTGGTCTCAGACTCCCACTCGGGGCTCAAGAAAGCGATCGAGCGCTGCATGGGCTGCCAGTGGCAGCGCTGCCGGGTGCACTTCATGCGCAATGTGCTGGCGCGGGTTCCCAAAGGGCGCAAGGAGATGGTGGCCTGCCTGATCCGCACGGCTCTGGCTCAGGCCGATATAGAGACCACCAAGGCCAAGTGGCTGGAGGTCGCCGCGCATCTGGAGGAGACCTTTCCGGAGGCGGTTCGGCTCATGCGGGAGGCGATGGAGGACGTGCTGGCCCACCGGGCGCATCCGCCGGGTTTGTGGCCGCAACTGGCCTCGACCAACGGGCTGGAGCGGCTCAAAACAAGCTTGGGGTGGCACCCGTGTAAACCCAGCCAAATCGTTTTGAACCCAGCCCCAGAGCACCCCAAAACAAGTTTGGGGTGGCACCCGTGTAAACCCAGCCAATCGTTTTCAACCCCAGCCCCAGAGCACCCCAAAACAAGTTTGGGGTGGCACCCGTCTAAAGCCAGCCATTCGCTTTCAACCCCAGCCCCAGAGCACCCCAAAACGAGTTTGGGGTGGCGCCCCGTGGGAGTTAGCCTAATCCCAGGGGACGGCGACCTGTTGCTCAACCTCGCCACCCCGTCGACGCCTTCACCTTACTTCTGCTCTGCCTCAGGCCACGAAACGAACGCCTGCACAACCCGATCGTTGATGCAGTAG